One Myxococcota bacterium genomic window, CCACGTAGCGCACGGTGCCGCCGGGGCCCTGCTCCTCGCCCAGCACGTGCCAGGGCTCGAGCGCGCGCCGCAGCTCGAGCTGGATCCCGGCCCTCGCGACCTCGCCGATGCGCGGGAAGCGGAACTCGAGAAAGGGCGCGAACCAGGCCGGGTCGAACGCCAGGCCCGAGCGGCGCAGCTCCTCGAGCACGTCGCGGAAGTCCTGCTCGACGAAGTGCGGCAGCATGAAGCGGTCGTGGAGCTGTGTCTCGTAGCGCACGAGGCGCGGCGCGTAGGGCTCGTCCCAGAAGCGCGCGACCAGCGCGCGCACCAGGAGCTGCTGGACGCACGAGAGACGCGGGTGCGGCGGCATCTCGAAGCCGCGCAGCTCGACGATCCCGAGCCGCCCGCGCGGGCCGTCGGGCGAGTAGAGCTTGTCGATGCAGTGCTCGGTGCGGTGCGTGTTGCCGGTCGCGTCGATCAGCAGGTTGCGCAGCACGCGGTCGACCAGCCAGGGCGGCACGCCGTTCGAGCGCGCGTCGGCGGGCAGGCGCCCGAACGCCAGCTCGAGCTCGTGCAGCGCGTCGCTGCGCGCCTCGTCGACGCGCGGCGACTGACTCGTGGGCCCGATGAACAGGCCCGAGAACAGGTACGACAGCGAGGGATGGTCCTGCCAATACCCGATCAGGCTGCGCAGCAAGTCGGGCCGGCGCAAGAGCGGGCTGTCCGCCGCGGTCGGCCCGCCCAGGGTCACGTGGTTGCCGCCGCCCGTCCCTGTGTGACTGCCGTCGAGGGCGAACTTCTCGGCCCGCAGCCGGGCCTCGCGCGCCTCCTCGTACAGCGCGGTCGTATTCTCCACCGCCTCGCGCCAGCTCTCGACGGGCGCGACGTTGACCTCGATCACGCCCGGGTCGGGGGTGACCTCGAGCTTGCCCAGCCGCGGGTCGTCGGGCGGCCCGTAGCCTTCCGGACGCACCGGCAGGCGCAGCGCCGCGGCCGTGTCCTCGATCGCCTCGACCAGCGCGAGATACTCCTCGAGCCGGCCCAACGGTGGAAAGAACACGTGCAGCGCGCCGTCGCGGGGCTCGACGCACAGCGCGGTGCGCACGATCCACGGCGCCGACTCGCCCGGGCGCGGCCGGGCCTGCGGCTGGCGCGAGTCCCGCTGGGAGGCGGGCGACACCGGCCGGTGTCGCTGCTGCGCGCGGCGCGCGAGCTGGGGGCGCGCCTCGAAGGGGTCGACCTCGGGCGCGAACGGCGCCTCGCCCTGCTCCACCCAGGGCAGGGAGTCGAGCGGCAGGCGGAAGCCCATGGGTGAGTCACCCGGCTGGAGATACAGCCGCTCGCGGCGCAGGAACCAGGGTCCCGAGCGCCACGAGACGGCGCCGCTCGGATCCCACACGGCCTTGGGCTGCAGCGGCAGCGCATAGCCGACCACGGCGGCCAGGCCCCGGTCGAGCACGCGCGCCAGCCGCTCGCGCTCCTCGGGGTCGTCGAGCTTCGAGTCGTGCGGATCGACGTTGGTCGGCAGCCGGCGCTCGCGCCACAGGTAGTACCAGGCGTCCTCGTAGCCCGGCAGCACGAAGCCCGGATCCACGTCGAGCCGTTTCGCGAGCGCGGTCAGGAAGTCCTGCGCATGGGCCGCGCCGTGGCCGGCACGCCGGCGCAGGTCGGCGAACAGCTCCGGGTCGCCCCAGATCGGCTCGCCGTCCTTGCGCCAGTAGCAGCCGTAGGCCCAGCGCGGCAGTGACTCGCCCGGGTACCACTTGCCCTGGCCGAAGTGCAGGAAGGCGCCGGGCGCGCGGCGCGCGGCCAGCCGGCGCAGCAGCTCTTCGGCGCGCTCGGCCTTGCGCCCGCCCAGCGCCGCCGTGGTCCACTCGGGTGCGTCCGGGTCGTCGATCGACACGAAGGTCGGCTCGCCGCCCTGGGTGAGTCGCACGTCGCCCGCCACGAGCCGCTCGTCGACCGCGCGCCCCAGCGCGTCGATCGCCGCCCACTGCGCCTCGCCGTAGGGCCGTGTGACTCGCGGGTCCTCGCGGATGCGCTCGACCGAGAGCGCGAACGAGAACGCGACCTCGCACTCGTCGACCGCGCCGGTGATCGGCGCGGCGCTCGTGGGCTCGGGCGTGCACGCCAGCGGAATGTGGCCCTCGCCCGCCAGCAGTCCCGAGGTCGGATCGAGCCCGATCCAGCCGGCGCCCGGCAGGTACGCTTCGGCCCAGGCGTGCAGGTCGGCGAAGTCCTGCCCCGGCCCGGCCGGGCCCTCGAGCGGCTTCTCGTCCGGCGCGAGCTGCACGAGATACCCGCTCGCGAAGCGCGCCGCGAAGCCCAGGTTGCGCAGCGCCTGGACCAGGAGCCAGGCCGAGTCACGGCACGAGCCGCTGCGCTTCTCGAGTGTCTCCTCGGGTGTCTGGACACCCGGATCCATGCGGATCACGTAGCCGACCTCGGCCTGCGCGGCGCGGTTCAGGTCGACCAGGAAATCGATCGAACGCCGGCGCTCGCGCGGCACGGCGGCCAGGAAGGCGTGCAGGCGCGGCCCGACGGCGGCCGCCTCGCGGTAGGGCGCGAGGTCGCGCGCGAGCGCGGGCTCGTAGCTGAACGGCCAGTGCTCGGCGCCGGGGTCGACAAAGAAGTCGAACGGGTTCTGGATCTCGAGCTCGGCCAACAGGTCCACGAGCACGCAAAGCCGTCGCGTCGGCTGCGGGAACACGGCGCGCCCCAGGAAGTTCCCGAACGGATCCTGCTGCCAGTTCAGGAAGTGGCCGGCCGGCTCGATCGCGAGCGCGTACGACGACACCGGCGTGCGCGCGTGGGGCGCCGGCCGGAGGCGGATGACCTGCGGCGAGAGCGCGACCAGGCGGTCGTACTCGTAGGTAGTCCGGTGCTGCAGCGCGATCTGGATGGCCACCGCGCACACTTCCTCCGCGAGAGCGCCATTGCAGGAACCGCGCCGCTCCGCCGCACCGCCGGAGTCACCCCAGGGTGCGGGCGTGCCTCGCTCGTGGTCCGCGCGCGCCCGGATTCTGAGCGACAATTCACCGATGGCGACCGAGAAGACCGTGCGCAGCCTCGCGCTGGCGCTGCCCGAGACCCAGGAGAAGCCGTGCTACGGCACGCCCGGCTTCTACGTGAGGCGGAAGCTGTTCGCCCGCCTGCTGCCGGATCCGAAGGTGCTCGCGGTGCGGATCGACCTGAGCGAACGCGAGGCGCTGCTCGAGGTGGCGCCCGAAGTGTTCTTCCTCACGCCGCACTACGAGGGCTGGCCGATGGTGCTGATCCGGCTGCCGAAGATCGAGCGCGCCGACCTCGAGGAGCGCCTGGTCGAGGCCTGGCGCATGATGGCCCCGAAGGCATTGCTCGCGCGGCACGAGTCACTAGGGCAGTAGCCGCGTCGCTGCCGGGCAGGTCTGGCTGTAGGCCGCCTCGACGCCGGACTGGGCGCGCTGCAGGTGCGCGAAGTCGAGCACGCTGGGCCGGCCCGCCACGTCGGGATAGCGCACCAGGCGCGCGACGTTCGCGACCGTCCGCCCGGGGTTGCCCGCGAGATACTGGCGCAGCGCGTTCAGGTCCAGCGAGTTGACGACGCCGTTCGGGTCGGTGTTCCCGCACTGACACGCGTCGCCGATGCCGTCGTGCGTCGAGCTCATCCAGCCACCCCCGTCGCTCTGGTCCGCGTTGGGCTCGTAGGGGCAGTTGTCGGCGGAATCGGCGTCGCCGTCGCCGTCGGAGTCGATCGTGCCCAGACCGGTGTCGATCCAGCTGCCGAGCAACGAGACCGCGAGCGGGTCGGGGATCTGACTGCCCTTGGCCATGCGCAGGTTCGGGTCGGTCGAGGCGACGCGCGCCCACAGCACGCTCTGCGCGCTCGCCCCCGGCTTGACGCGCAGCGCGCCGGAGATACCGAGGTCGCCGGAGATGGGCGCGACGCCGATCAGGCTCATCGCGCCGAGCAGCGGCTCGTAGCGCATGTCCATGCTGCCGGGCGCGGGGCCGCCCGGCTGGTGACAGTGCGCGCAGTTCGCGGCGAGATAGGAGCGGGCGCGCGCGTTCAGAGTCTCCGAGGCGTTGTTCGGGTCGGCCAGCGCGGGATAGAAGCTCGGGCCTGCGATCGAGGTCGCGAACAGACCCATGCACGCGCCGAACGCGTGCAGCTGATTGTCCGCGCCGCCGGCGTAGGTGAAGCTCTTGTTCAGCTGGCGCGTGCGCGCGCCGAGCACGCGCCCCGAGGCCGCGGTGTGACAGCCCAGACACTCCGACGGCGAGGGGTAGTGCCACGTCTGCTGGGTCTGCGTGCCGCCCGAGCCCGTGATGGTGAAGGCCTCGTTCATCGAGGCGGTGAGCAGCGCGGCGTCGGTCTGTCCGGCGTTCCAGCGGTAGGTGTAGCCGACCCAGCGGTCCACCTGGCGCAGCAGCACGCGCGTCTCGACGCGGCGCCGGGTCGTGGGAGTCACTTGCAGCTCGAAGTGCTTCACGAACACCGTGCCCACCGGGAAGGTCCACGGGTCGTCGGGCGAGAAGCCGACGGTCTGGCCCGCGGGCAGCGCGATCCAACGGCGCTTGAGCGCGCCATCGGACCAGAGCGGCGAGATCACGTCGTACTCGACCAGGCCCGGCTTGGGCGTGAGCGCGGTCGTGTCCGTGAACAGCCCGGTGCCCGAGAGCGCGGTCGGGAACTGCTGCGTGCCCGAGCCCTGGGTGGGCTGGAGCTTGTAGAGCCCGCCGGCGTGAGACACGATCACGAGCTCGCCGAGTGAGTCCTGCGCCCACGAGACCGGGTTGGTCATCTCGGCAATGCGCGTGGAGACCTGGCTCGCCGGGCTGTAGGCCCAGACGTGGCCGCTCACCTCGTCGGCGTAGAGATAAGCGCCGTAGAGCTCGGGGAAGAGATCGCCGCGGTAGACGTAGCCGCCCGCGATCGCGTAACCGCCGGTGTTGCTGTCGTGCGGGTACTGGAGCACGGGCAGCGTCGACTGGATGGAGGAACAGGTCTTCCCGCCGTAGTCGTGCGTGCCCTCGCAGAACGACCAGCCGAAGTTCTGGCCCGGCACGTTGCCGGGCACGAAGTCGGCCTCCTCCCACGAGTTCTCGCCCACGTCGCCGACCCACAAGTCACCGGTGAGTCGATCGAACGTGAAGCGCCACGGGTTGCGCAGGCCGTAGTCCCAGATCTCGGCGCGCTTGCCGGATTGCCCGATGAAGGGATTGCCGGCCGGGATCGCGTACGGGTTGCCGCCGTTGGGGTCGATGCGCACGATCACGCCCAGGAGCTTCGACGTGTCCTGCCCGCTCATCGTGCCCGCGTCCCCGATCGAGACGTAGAGCATGCCGTCGGGGCCGAACTTGAGCTGGCCGCCGTTGTGGAAGTTGTTGTTGTCGGGCACCTCGAGGATCGGACGGCGCGAGTTGGGGTCCGCCAGGTTCGGATTGCCGGCGCTCTGCGTGTAGCGCACGACCTTGGTGCAGTAGGTGCCCGTCTGACAGCGCGAGCCGGGGGCGACGTAGTCGACGTAGATGAAGTGATTCGTGGCCCAGTTCGGGTCGAACTCGACCGAGAGCATGCCCTGCTCCGCGTTGTCGAACTGCACTTCGCCGTTGGTAAGGTCCAGGAAGACCGGCGTGGTCGCCGAGTTCGGATCCGTGGGGACGACGTGCACGTGGCCCTGCTGCTCGGTGGCCAGCGCGAAGCCCGAGCCGTCGGGCGCGAACGCGAGCGAGGTCGCGCTGTCGTAGGTGATGTTGGGCCAGACGCGGACCGCGGTCATGGGCGCGGGATCGGGCAGGCTGTCGAGCGGCAGGTTGTGGCCGGCGAACGGCACGCGCGGGCCGCTCGGGCACGACTGTGCGTGCACCTCACGCGCGGCGGAAATTGCACAAAGCGCCAACGCGACGGCCAGGAGGAGTCGGATCAGGGGGGTGCCTCGCTCTCTCTCTCGACGGTTTGCGAGGCTACGCGCGATCGAGCGCACGCGCAATGCGTGCGCGTGAAATCTTCATGAAGCCGCAATCCGGCGGCAAGTGACTGGCAGAAGCGCGCGCAAACGAACGCGCGTCAGCGCTTGCCGTAGTCCAGCGGCGTGCCTTTGCGCTGCGCGTAGATGTAGGCCTCGAGCGCGCGCATGCGCGGGTCGTCGGCGGCGAGCGGCTTCGCGCGCACCGGATGCTCGAGACACCAGTTGATCATGTCGCGCAGCAGCACCACGCGGCCGAGCTGCACCTGGTACTTCGGGTAGGTCTCCGGATGCGTGTTCGCGGCGTCGGGGTGACACATGTCGCAGGAGACCGCGATCGTGGAGCCGAGCTCGGTCGCGCTGTGGAAGACTTTCGAGCCCGCGACCACGAAGCGCTCGGATTCGGTGCGCCACAGGTCGACGTCGCGCTGGGTGATCTCGCCGTAAGTCGCGCCCTGCGAGCCGCCGACGAGTGCCTTGTTGTCGGCCGCGGGCTGGATCGTGTGGTGCGTGCGCTCCTCGGCTTCCCAGTCGACCTTGGGGTTCTTCTCGCGCCACTGGCGCATCAGCTCGTCGGCGATCTTCTGCCCCGACTCGGTGGTCTTGGGCGCATCGGCGGACACTTCGACCTTGGTGCGGCCGTCGCACAGAGTCACTTCCATGTCGCCCGCGGCGCGGGCCACGGGCGCGAGCCCCGCAGCGGCGGCCAGCGCGGCGAAGCGAGTCACGAGTTTCCGCATGCTGAGATCTCCCCCGAGCGCCATCAGTAGCTGGCCAGCTTCGGCGCCGCGGCGCGGTCTTCCTTGCCGTTCGACTTCATGTACGTGCGCGAGACGGTCACCGGGTTGCGGTTCCACAGGTTGTAGAGCTTGTCGCACATGCCGTCGGCGCCGACGGTGACCGTGCCGTCGCCGCAGCCGTCGCTGGGGTTGAACGGATCGGGCCGGCTCATCTGGATCGTGAGCTCGGGCAGCCCCTGCGGCGCGTAGGGCCAGGGCCAGGCGGTCGACAGCATGCCGTGAAACGAGATGTTCCCGATCCGGTTCGTGAGCAGCTGGTGCGTGTGACCGTGGATCACGGTCACCTGGTCGAAGCGCTTCAGGATGTCCTGCACCTGCTCGGCGTCGTCCGTCCAGAAGTTCCACTTCTTGTAGAGCTTGTAGAGCGGTGAGTGCGAGAACACGACCAACGGCACGCTGCTCTTCACCGGCTCGAGCTCCTTCGCCAGCCACGCGCGGTTGGCTTCGCCCACGGTGAAGGAGCTCTGCGTGCCGTTGTCGAGACCGGCCACCGTGCCCATGCGCTCGGCCGGAGTGAGTCCCTTGGCGGTCCAGAAGTCGGCCTCGACCACGCTGTTCAGCGTCACGAAGCGCACGCCCTTGTGCTCGAACGAGTAGTTGTCGGCGCCGAACAGCGCGCGCCACTTCTCGCCCAGGTCGAAGTACCAGTCGTGCTCGCCGACCATCATCTTCACGGGCGCCTTCAGGTTCCTAAGGATCTGGGCGCCCAGGTCGAGCTCGTCGGCACGGCCCAGCTGGGCGAGATCGCCGCCGTAGAGCACGAAGTCGGGCTGCGGGTCGAGCCGGTTCACGTCGTCGACCGCGCGCAGGAGCCCGCGCACGAAGCGGTCGTTCTTGTCCTTGGTGTAGAGGTGCGAGTCGGAGATGTAGGCGAACGTGAAGTCACTGCCGCCGGTCGCGGCGCGCGCGACTCGCACGGGCGTGAACGAGTGCGGCGGCAGCACGCCCTGCGCGAGCGCCGCGCCGGCGGCCGCGCCCGCGACCTTCATGAACTGGCGCCGGTTCAGCTTGCCGAGCCCGGCCAGGAGCTCGGCGCGCGCCTCGAGATACTTCGTCTCGATGCTCTTCATTTCGCTCCCCCTTGCACGCGGGCCTCGAAGGGAATCACTTTGCGGAAGGCCAGGTCGGTCTCGCGGAACGGCCGCGTGGTCTTGGCACGTGCCCGCTGCGCGCTCTCGATCGTCTTCGCCTGGGCGGCGAAGCGCACGTCGGTGAGCGCGAACAGGAACGCCACCAGCTGGTCGATCTCGGCCGGACTCAGCGCGAGCGGCTCGATGCCGCCGTCGAGATAGGAGTTGGCCTCGCCGCCGCGGTTGTAGTGGTCGACCACGTCCCACAGGGTCTGCATCGAGCCGTCGTGCATGTAGGGCGCGGTCAGCGCCACGTTGCGCAGCTGCTGGGTCTTGAACGCCCCCAGGTCGCTGCGCCGCTTGGTCACCAGGAACCGGCCCAGCTCGGACAGGTCGGTCTCGAGCGCGAGCTTGTCGAGCACCTGGTCGCCGCCGCCGCCCGCGAGCGCGACCTGCGCCTTGGCGGCCAGTGACTCGAAGTCCTGGTGCCGCGCCGACACGCCGATGTTGTGGAAGCGGTTGTCGCTGCCGATCGGGCTCGAGGCGTTGATCGGGTGACAGGCCACGCAGCGCGCCTTGCCGTTGAACAGCGCGAAGCCCTTCACGGCGTCGGCCGACAGCGCCTTCGCGTCGCCGTCCTGCCAGCGGTCGAAGGGCGCGTCGAGAAACACCAGCGTGCGCTCGAAGGCCGCGAGCGCGCGGCCCACGTCGTCGTAGTTGGGCGCGCTTCCGTACGCGGCCTGGAACATCTTCCGGTAATCGGCGTCGGGGCCGATCTTCGCGATCAGCGCTGCGCCGTCGGGCATGCCCATCTCGATCGGGTTCACGATCGGCAGCTTCGCCTGGTCCTCGAGCGTGGCCGCGCGCCCGTCCCAGAACTGACTGGTGAAGAAGGTCGCGTTCAAAGTCGTGGGCGCGTTGCGCCGGCCGAGCTTCCCGCCGATGCCCTCGGCCACCGGACGCTGGTCGGTGAAGCCGCGACTCACGTCGTGACAGGTCGCGCACGCGACCGTGCCGTCGGCGGAGAGCCGCGGGTCGAAGTAGAGCTTCCGGCCCAGGGCGACGCGCTCGGGCGTGAGCGCGTTCTCCGCCGGGATCGTCCGGGCCCATGAGGCGGCCACCACGCGCGCCGGCGGGTCGCCTTTCGCGGAGCCCGGCTTCAACGCGTCGAGCCGCCGCTCCTGCTCGGCCATCGCGAGCGCACCGTGCGGCCCCTGGGCCGCGCTCTGCGCCGCCGCTCCGGTCGCGTAGAGAACCGCGAACGCGCAGGCGACTCCCGCTGTCATCCCCCTCATTCGAGCTCTCCCCTGCGGAATGCGGAGTACGTGAAGAGCACGCGCCGTGCCACGCGCGAACAGGCCGCACACGAGTCAGCGCACGCTCGCGCAGCGCGTTTCGGGTGCACGCGCACCGGAATACGGGTGTGCCACCCGAATGCGGGTGGGGTGGCTCGCCACAAGGCTCCGCTAAGATGGGGCGGCGATGAGCTCGTCCGCGGCGCTCCCCGACCCCGAGCTGCGAACCCTGGTGGCCCTGGCCGCCGACGCCGCGCACGTGGACGAGGTGCTGCAGCGCGCGCTCGAGCGTTTGAACGACGTGATCCGCTACGACCTCGCCGTGGTGCTCGAGCTCTCGGGCGAGGAGCTGCACGTGCGCTGTGCGCGCGGGCGGCTCGCGAGTCACCGCGTGCGGGCGCACCGCATTGCCCTGTCCGACTTCCCGCTGCTGCGCCAGGCGCTGGCCGCGCGCGGGCCCACGGTGCTGACGGAGCAAGACCACTCGCAGAACGCCGATCCCTACCACGGCGTGCTCGACCTGCCCGACGGTCACTCGTGCATGGTGGTCCCGCTGTGCGTGCGCGACCGGACGCTGGGCGCGATCACCTTCGACCGCACGCAGTGCGTGGCCTACGACGACGAGGTGGTGCAGGTCGCGGCGGTGTACGCGCAAGTGGTGGCGCTCGCCATGCTGGCCGCCGAGCGCGCCGACGAGCTCGACCGCGAGAAGCGCCGGCTCGAGGAGCAGAACCGCCTGCTCGAGGCCGAGGTGAGCGGCGACTTCGATCCGGCGCGGCTCATGGAGCGCTCGCGCAACCCGGCGATGCGCCGCGCGGTCGAGCTCGCGCTGCAGGTCGCGCGCTCGGACGTGCCCGTGTTGCTCACGGGCGAGACCGGCACCGGCAAGGAGGTGCTGGCGCGGCTGATCCACGCGCGCAGCGCGCGCGCGAGTCAGCCCTTCGTGAAGCTCAACTGCGCGGCGCTGCCCGAGGGCGTGGTCGAGAGTGAGCTGTTCGGCCACACCAAGGGCGCGTTCTCGGGCGCCGACGCCAGCCGCCCCGGCCGCTTCGCGGTCGCGAACGGCGGCACCTTCCTGCTCGACGAGGTCGGCGACCTGGCGCCGCAGGCCCAGGCGAAGCTCCTGCGCGTGCTGCAGGAGGGCTCGTACGAGCCGGTGGGGAGTGACTTCACGGTGCAGGTCGACGTGCGCATCATCGCCGCCACGCACGTCGACCTGGCGGCCGCGATCGGCGCCGGCCGCTTCCGCGACGACCTGTTCTATCGCCTGAACGTGTTCCCGATCGCTGTCCCGCCGCTGCGCGAGCGGCGCGAGGACGTGGCCACGATCGCCGAGGAGTATCTCGCCAACCTGCGCCGGCGCACCGGCCGGGGGCCCTGGCGACTCACCGCCGCCAGCCGCGACACGCTCGAGCGCCACGACTGGCCCGGCAACGTGCGCGAGCTCGCAAACTGCCTGGAGCGCGCCGCCATCCTGTGTCCGGCCGGGGAGCTCGCGATCGAGCTGCCCAGCGTACGGGGGGCGAAGGAAGTGATTCGCGCCGAGCCGGCTCCGGGCGCGCCCGCCGGGGGGCTGCGCACGCTGGCCGACGTGGAACGCGCGCACATCGCACAGGTCCTGCAGGCCACGCGCGGCAAGATCTACGGCCCGGACGGCGCGGCGCGCATCCTGGGCCTCGCGCCCAGCACGCTGCAGAACCGCATGAAGAAGCTCGGCCTGTCTCGCCTCGCGGAAGCCTGAGCCGAAGCGCGCGCACGCATGAGAAGGCTCCCATCAGTGACTGCGCGCAAACCTCCGCGTATTTCGCCCGCCGGCAACTCAGGGACGCGCGCCACCCTTTGTTGCACCAGCCTGCCAGCGGCAGCTCCCCATCTTCCACCCGCAAAACGCGCGCGCCGTGATAGCATCGGCGCCGCGCAAGTCAGCCCGCACCCCCCAGTCGTGGCTGAACGGTTTCCGACGACGCGCGCACCGGGCTGGAC contains:
- a CDS encoding transglutaminase family protein, giving the protein MAIQIALQHRTTYEYDRLVALSPQVIRLRPAPHARTPVSSYALAIEPAGHFLNWQQDPFGNFLGRAVFPQPTRRLCVLVDLLAELEIQNPFDFFVDPGAEHWPFSYEPALARDLAPYREAAAVGPRLHAFLAAVPRERRRSIDFLVDLNRAAQAEVGYVIRMDPGVQTPEETLEKRSGSCRDSAWLLVQALRNLGFAARFASGYLVQLAPDEKPLEGPAGPGQDFADLHAWAEAYLPGAGWIGLDPTSGLLAGEGHIPLACTPEPTSAAPITGAVDECEVAFSFALSVERIREDPRVTRPYGEAQWAAIDALGRAVDERLVAGDVRLTQGGEPTFVSIDDPDAPEWTTAALGGRKAERAEELLRRLAARRAPGAFLHFGQGKWYPGESLPRWAYGCYWRKDGEPIWGDPELFADLRRRAGHGAAHAQDFLTALAKRLDVDPGFVLPGYEDAWYYLWRERRLPTNVDPHDSKLDDPEERERLARVLDRGLAAVVGYALPLQPKAVWDPSGAVSWRSGPWFLRRERLYLQPGDSPMGFRLPLDSLPWVEQGEAPFAPEVDPFEARPQLARRAQQRHRPVSPASQRDSRQPQARPRPGESAPWIVRTALCVEPRDGALHVFFPPLGRLEEYLALVEAIEDTAAALRLPVRPEGYGPPDDPRLGKLEVTPDPGVIEVNVAPVESWREAVENTTALYEEAREARLRAEKFALDGSHTGTGGGNHVTLGGPTAADSPLLRRPDLLRSLIGYWQDHPSLSYLFSGLFIGPTSQSPRVDEARSDALHELELAFGRLPADARSNGVPPWLVDRVLRNLLIDATGNTHRTEHCIDKLYSPDGPRGRLGIVELRGFEMPPHPRLSCVQQLLVRALVARFWDEPYAPRLVRYETQLHDRFMLPHFVEQDFRDVLEELRRSGLAFDPAWFAPFLEFRFPRIGEVARAGIQLELRRALEPWHVLGEEQGPGGTVRYVDSSLERLQVKVRGGIGERYQVACNGRTLPLHPTGARGESVAGVRFRAWQPPTCLHPTIPVHAPLTFEVVDTWLERSLGGCTYYVAHPGGRAYDRFPVNAAEAEARRSARFSPLGHTPGRVRLAPVVPNRDFPLTLDLRWG
- a CDS encoding MmcQ/YjbR family DNA-binding protein, giving the protein MATEKTVRSLALALPETQEKPCYGTPGFYVRRKLFARLLPDPKVLAVRIDLSEREALLEVAPEVFFLTPHYEGWPMVLIRLPKIERADLEERLVEAWRMMAPKALLARHESLGQ
- a CDS encoding PQQ-dependent sugar dehydrogenase; translated protein: MPFAGHNLPLDSLPDPAPMTAVRVWPNITYDSATSLAFAPDGSGFALATEQQGHVHVVPTDPNSATTPVFLDLTNGEVQFDNAEQGMLSVEFDPNWATNHFIYVDYVAPGSRCQTGTYCTKVVRYTQSAGNPNLADPNSRRPILEVPDNNNFHNGGQLKFGPDGMLYVSIGDAGTMSGQDTSKLLGVIVRIDPNGGNPYAIPAGNPFIGQSGKRAEIWDYGLRNPWRFTFDRLTGDLWVGDVGENSWEEADFVPGNVPGQNFGWSFCEGTHDYGGKTCSSIQSTLPVLQYPHDSNTGGYAIAGGYVYRGDLFPELYGAYLYADEVSGHVWAYSPASQVSTRIAEMTNPVSWAQDSLGELVIVSHAGGLYKLQPTQGSGTQQFPTALSGTGLFTDTTALTPKPGLVEYDVISPLWSDGALKRRWIALPAGQTVGFSPDDPWTFPVGTVFVKHFELQVTPTTRRRVETRVLLRQVDRWVGYTYRWNAGQTDAALLTASMNEAFTITGSGGTQTQQTWHYPSPSECLGCHTAASGRVLGARTRQLNKSFTYAGGADNQLHAFGACMGLFATSIAGPSFYPALADPNNASETLNARARSYLAANCAHCHQPGGPAPGSMDMRYEPLLGAMSLIGVAPISGDLGISGALRVKPGASAQSVLWARVASTDPNLRMAKGSQIPDPLAVSLLGSWIDTGLGTIDSDGDGDADSADNCPYEPNADQSDGGGWMSSTHDGIGDACQCGNTDPNGVVNSLDLNALRQYLAGNPGRTVANVARLVRYPDVAGRPSVLDFAHLQRAQSGVEAAYSQTCPAATRLLP
- a CDS encoding metallophosphoesterase → MKSIETKYLEARAELLAGLGKLNRRQFMKVAGAAAGAALAQGVLPPHSFTPVRVARAATGGSDFTFAYISDSHLYTKDKNDRFVRGLLRAVDDVNRLDPQPDFVLYGGDLAQLGRADELDLGAQILRNLKAPVKMMVGEHDWYFDLGEKWRALFGADNYSFEHKGVRFVTLNSVVEADFWTAKGLTPAERMGTVAGLDNGTQSSFTVGEANRAWLAKELEPVKSSVPLVVFSHSPLYKLYKKWNFWTDDAEQVQDILKRFDQVTVIHGHTHQLLTNRIGNISFHGMLSTAWPWPYAPQGLPELTIQMSRPDPFNPSDGCGDGTVTVGADGMCDKLYNLWNRNPVTVSRTYMKSNGKEDRAAAPKLASY
- a CDS encoding cytochrome c peroxidase; protein product: MTAGVACAFAVLYATGAAAQSAAQGPHGALAMAEQERRLDALKPGSAKGDPPARVVAASWARTIPAENALTPERVALGRKLYFDPRLSADGTVACATCHDVSRGFTDQRPVAEGIGGKLGRRNAPTTLNATFFTSQFWDGRAATLEDQAKLPIVNPIEMGMPDGAALIAKIGPDADYRKMFQAAYGSAPNYDDVGRALAAFERTLVFLDAPFDRWQDGDAKALSADAVKGFALFNGKARCVACHPINASSPIGSDNRFHNIGVSARHQDFESLAAKAQVALAGGGGDQVLDKLALETDLSELGRFLVTKRRSDLGAFKTQQLRNVALTAPYMHDGSMQTLWDVVDHYNRGGEANSYLDGGIEPLALSPAEIDQLVAFLFALTDVRFAAQAKTIESAQRARAKTTRPFRETDLAFRKVIPFEARVQGGAK
- a CDS encoding sigma 54-interacting transcriptional regulator; this encodes MSSSAALPDPELRTLVALAADAAHVDEVLQRALERLNDVIRYDLAVVLELSGEELHVRCARGRLASHRVRAHRIALSDFPLLRQALAARGPTVLTEQDHSQNADPYHGVLDLPDGHSCMVVPLCVRDRTLGAITFDRTQCVAYDDEVVQVAAVYAQVVALAMLAAERADELDREKRRLEEQNRLLEAEVSGDFDPARLMERSRNPAMRRAVELALQVARSDVPVLLTGETGTGKEVLARLIHARSARASQPFVKLNCAALPEGVVESELFGHTKGAFSGADASRPGRFAVANGGTFLLDEVGDLAPQAQAKLLRVLQEGSYEPVGSDFTVQVDVRIIAATHVDLAAAIGAGRFRDDLFYRLNVFPIAVPPLRERREDVATIAEEYLANLRRRTGRGPWRLTAASRDTLERHDWPGNVRELANCLERAAILCPAGELAIELPSVRGAKEVIRAEPAPGAPAGGLRTLADVERAHIAQVLQATRGKIYGPDGAARILGLAPSTLQNRMKKLGLSRLAEA